A single Cnuibacter physcomitrellae DNA region contains:
- a CDS encoding ABC transporter permease → MTAPLPESELVGPTVEPAGTDGRRASSATWRAFRRMPLGMVSLGILLVLILISILAPLLAPYPASYGTDVLSPPNPTNWFGTDALGRDVFAEVIWGTQQSVLVAVAASVIAILFGTLVAVVGAYVPKLDTVISVIVDLTLSLPVLPLMILVAALAGPSTSTLILVVAAFSWPEVTRLVRSQALTVVKLPYIDAARLMTRNHLWILGRHVVPAVTPVIVVSVVVTASRAVLSAAGLSFLGLGDPTTWSWGRILYEAQQSGAMVSAWWLTLFPSLAILALVLSATLLSIAYNDARNPRNHER, encoded by the coding sequence ATGACCGCTCCCCTGCCCGAATCGGAGCTCGTCGGCCCGACGGTCGAGCCGGCGGGAACGGACGGCCGGCGCGCCAGCTCGGCGACGTGGCGCGCGTTCCGGCGGATGCCGCTGGGCATGGTGTCGCTCGGCATCCTGCTGGTCCTCATCCTGATCAGCATCCTCGCCCCGCTGCTCGCGCCGTACCCGGCCAGCTACGGCACCGACGTCCTCAGCCCGCCGAACCCCACGAACTGGTTCGGCACGGATGCGCTGGGGCGCGACGTCTTCGCCGAGGTCATCTGGGGCACCCAGCAGTCGGTGCTCGTGGCGGTGGCCGCCTCGGTCATCGCGATCCTGTTCGGCACGCTCGTCGCGGTCGTCGGCGCCTACGTGCCGAAGCTCGACACGGTCATCAGCGTCATCGTCGACCTGACGCTCTCGCTGCCCGTGCTGCCGCTGATGATCCTCGTGGCCGCCCTCGCCGGCCCGTCGACGTCGACGCTGATCCTCGTGGTGGCCGCGTTCTCGTGGCCCGAGGTGACGAGGCTCGTGCGGTCGCAGGCGCTGACGGTCGTGAAGCTGCCCTACATCGACGCGGCCCGGCTGATGACCCGGAACCACCTCTGGATCCTCGGCCGTCACGTCGTGCCCGCCGTCACCCCGGTCATCGTCGTCTCGGTGGTCGTCACCGCATCCCGAGCCGTGCTGTCGGCCGCGGGACTGTCGTTCCTCGGACTCGGCGACCCGACCACCTGGTCGTGGGGACGCATCCTCTACGAGGCGCAGCAGTCGGGCGCCATGGTCAGCGCGTGGTGGCTGACCCTCTTCCCGTCCCTCGCGATCCTCGCGCTCGTGCTCTCCGCGACGCTGCTGTCGATCGCCTACAACGATGCGAGGAACCCCCGGAACCATGAGCGCTGA
- a CDS encoding ABC transporter substrate-binding protein has protein sequence MRHRGFAIGAVAAAAVLALSACAPQAPEEAATGTPTAGDDTLTIATTTDVVNYNPLIGNSRSDYWMTNLMYPHLLSIGDDGSKSAELATDWGYVNDTTGYYEIRDDMTWSDGTPITAKDVAYTMNAVKRDKPSGTFYGQMANFESATAVSDTRVEITLTQPDSSIVEEIGFWGNVVPQHVFEPAGSVAEFPNDGSNGGWVSAGPFVMDSVQVGQSYTLERTESYPLVEGGTPLPAKIVYRVFPDVNTEILALQSGEVDVIANSLPPAQVKQLQGTEGIEVAEITGLGYSHMTYNMTNPDLAKVEVRQALAHAADYEAIRNVVLQGQAVSTGSSPLMPVLSKYYDDSITEYEFDPDMSRDLMEKAGYTADANGMFPVSFRLIYSLQDPVTSQWAQLVKDSAAEAGITIELQGTERNTYLAMTNEGDFDIYAGNFAIMDDPVTNFSLSYLPDGAINYTYVDDPELNALIAKASQTFDEDEKISIMRDAAKIVHDNVYDNIMYTQNLYVAYSSDWAGFVSKPSELLSIVNPISVASAYKVSD, from the coding sequence ATGCGTCACAGAGGATTTGCGATCGGGGCGGTGGCGGCTGCGGCCGTGCTCGCCCTCAGCGCCTGCGCTCCGCAGGCGCCCGAGGAGGCCGCCACCGGCACTCCCACGGCCGGCGACGACACACTGACGATCGCCACCACCACCGATGTCGTCAACTACAACCCGCTCATCGGCAACAGCCGGAGCGACTACTGGATGACGAACCTCATGTACCCGCACCTGCTCTCCATCGGAGACGACGGGTCGAAGTCGGCCGAGCTCGCCACCGACTGGGGCTATGTGAACGACACGACCGGGTACTACGAGATCCGCGACGACATGACGTGGAGCGACGGCACGCCGATCACCGCGAAGGACGTGGCGTACACCATGAACGCGGTCAAGCGCGACAAGCCGTCCGGCACCTTCTACGGCCAGATGGCGAACTTCGAGTCGGCGACCGCGGTGTCCGACACCCGGGTCGAGATCACGCTCACCCAGCCCGACTCGTCGATCGTCGAGGAGATCGGGTTCTGGGGCAACGTCGTGCCCCAGCACGTGTTCGAGCCGGCCGGATCCGTCGCCGAGTTCCCGAACGACGGATCGAACGGCGGCTGGGTCAGCGCCGGTCCGTTCGTCATGGACAGCGTGCAGGTCGGCCAGTCGTACACGCTCGAGCGGACCGAGAGCTACCCGCTCGTCGAGGGCGGCACCCCACTGCCCGCGAAGATCGTGTACCGCGTCTTCCCCGACGTGAACACCGAGATCCTCGCTCTCCAGAGCGGCGAGGTCGACGTGATCGCGAACTCGCTCCCGCCGGCGCAGGTCAAGCAGCTGCAGGGCACCGAGGGCATCGAGGTCGCCGAGATCACCGGTCTCGGGTACTCGCACATGACCTACAACATGACGAACCCCGACCTGGCCAAGGTGGAGGTCCGTCAGGCCCTCGCCCACGCGGCCGACTACGAGGCGATCCGCAACGTCGTGCTGCAGGGTCAGGCGGTGTCGACGGGGTCGAGCCCGCTGATGCCCGTGCTGTCGAAGTACTACGACGACTCGATCACCGAGTACGAGTTCGACCCGGACATGTCGCGCGACCTGATGGAGAAGGCGGGCTACACCGCCGACGCGAACGGGATGTTCCCCGTCTCGTTCCGGCTGATCTACTCGCTGCAGGACCCGGTCACCAGCCAGTGGGCCCAGCTCGTGAAGGACAGCGCGGCCGAGGCCGGCATCACCATCGAGCTCCAGGGCACGGAACGCAACACCTACCTGGCGATGACCAACGAGGGCGACTTCGACATCTACGCGGGCAACTTCGCCATCATGGACGACCCGGTGACGAACTTCTCCCTGTCGTACCTGCCCGACGGAGCGATCAACTACACCTACGTCGACGACCCCGAGCTCAACGCGCTCATCGCGAAGGCCTCGCAGACGTTCGACGAGGACGAGAAGATCTCGATCATGCGGGACGCGGCGAAGATCGTGCACGACAACGTCTACGACAACATCATGTACACGCAGAACCTCTACGTCGCCTACAGCTCCGACTGGGCCGGATTCGTCTCCAAGCCGAGCGAGCTGCTCTCGATCGTGAACCCGATCTCGGTCGCGAGCGCGTACAAGGTCTCCGACTAG
- a CDS encoding Lrp/AsnC family transcriptional regulator codes for MKHPALDKLTDLDKRIVVALQRDGRASWRTIAEVVGAPVTTVARRGQQLITDGVIRIAAVPALGAEGPYDSFWVRINATPGKHLAVAAALAENPDVRFCTLVTGSFDVVAELVVRGGATRYPELITDLQSIEGVARWRSDLIMHVYKVSLDWGRQLYGEMFGNGEEVHDLTSASLEDCAPEHFDSADRAILDALRVDGRETFSAIAEQIGLNESSVRRRFERMRAARCVDVLALVPSAALGMGAETLLTVTVAPDRLEQVAQELARYPFVRYLAALLDENALLCEVITPTVADLYSFTRESLAHLDGVRGWSANMELLYLKRGFVETPWWPAELPAPAP; via the coding sequence GTGAAGCACCCGGCACTCGACAAGCTCACCGACCTCGACAAGCGGATCGTCGTCGCGCTCCAGCGCGACGGACGGGCGAGCTGGCGGACCATCGCCGAGGTCGTGGGCGCGCCCGTCACGACGGTGGCGCGGCGCGGACAGCAGCTCATCACCGACGGCGTCATCCGCATCGCCGCCGTGCCCGCGCTCGGGGCGGAGGGGCCGTACGACTCGTTCTGGGTGCGCATCAACGCCACCCCGGGGAAGCACCTCGCCGTCGCGGCCGCGCTCGCCGAGAACCCGGACGTGCGCTTCTGCACCCTGGTGACGGGCAGCTTCGACGTCGTGGCCGAGCTGGTCGTGCGCGGCGGCGCCACCCGGTATCCGGAGCTGATCACCGACCTGCAGTCGATCGAGGGCGTCGCGCGCTGGCGCAGCGACCTCATCATGCACGTCTACAAGGTCAGCCTGGATTGGGGACGTCAGCTCTACGGCGAGATGTTCGGCAACGGCGAGGAGGTCCACGACCTCACCTCGGCGTCGCTCGAGGACTGCGCCCCGGAGCACTTCGACTCCGCCGACCGGGCCATCCTCGACGCCCTCCGCGTCGACGGGCGCGAGACCTTCAGCGCGATCGCGGAGCAGATCGGACTCAACGAGTCGAGCGTCCGCCGTCGGTTCGAGCGGATGCGCGCCGCGCGCTGCGTCGACGTGCTCGCCCTGGTGCCCTCCGCCGCGCTGGGGATGGGCGCCGAGACGCTGCTCACCGTCACGGTCGCGCCCGACCGGCTCGAGCAGGTCGCCCAGGAGCTCGCCCGCTACCCCTTCGTGCGCTACCTCGCCGCCCTCCTCGACGAGAACGCCCTGCTCTGCGAGGTGATCACCCCGACCGTCGCCGACCTCTACTCCTTCACCCGCGAGTCCCTCGCCCACCTCGACGGTGTCCGCGGCTGGTCGGCGAACATGGAGCTGCTCTACCTCAAGCGCGGCTTCGTCGAGACCCCCTGGTGGCCCGCCGAGCTCCCCGCCCCCGCCCCCTGA
- a CDS encoding ABC transporter permease encodes MSIALFVLRRFGRGLITIWFAVTVTFLLLRLLPGDPALAVASTNMTEDTRAALLSQYGLDQPLIVQYVLYLGQLVQGHLGTSFTQSIPVTDVLLQRLPWTLLLTITALVLTVLIGIPLGVLAASHKNRFLDRLVQVLGVTGQSLFVPSVGIVLLLVFGLALSWFPIGGAYSTGVYGMEWYGSVAQHLVLPVVSLTLIQLGSYVLTMRGTLIDALGEDYITLAKVNGLPYRRILWKHALRNALLPATTLIGLQLGFVVGGAVLTETVFAYPGIGRGIYEAVTQLDFPVLQGAFLLLAVTVVIVNMLTDIAYGFLDPRVKTS; translated from the coding sequence GTGTCCATCGCCCTGTTCGTCCTCCGGCGCTTCGGCAGAGGACTCATCACGATCTGGTTCGCCGTGACCGTGACGTTCCTGCTGCTGCGACTGCTGCCGGGAGATCCCGCGCTCGCCGTCGCGAGCACGAACATGACGGAGGACACCCGGGCGGCCCTGCTCTCCCAGTACGGCCTGGACCAGCCGCTCATCGTGCAGTACGTGCTGTACCTCGGGCAGCTGGTCCAGGGCCACCTGGGCACCTCGTTCACCCAGTCCATCCCGGTCACCGACGTGCTCCTCCAGCGGCTGCCCTGGACGCTGCTGCTCACCATCACCGCGCTCGTGCTCACCGTCCTGATCGGCATCCCGCTCGGCGTGCTCGCCGCCTCCCACAAGAACCGCTTCCTGGATCGCCTCGTGCAGGTGCTCGGCGTGACCGGTCAGTCCCTGTTCGTGCCGAGCGTCGGCATCGTGCTCCTCCTCGTCTTCGGGCTCGCGCTCAGCTGGTTCCCCATCGGCGGCGCCTACTCGACCGGCGTCTACGGGATGGAGTGGTACGGCTCGGTCGCTCAGCACCTGGTGCTGCCCGTCGTGTCGCTCACCCTCATCCAGCTCGGGTCGTACGTGCTCACGATGCGCGGCACCCTCATCGACGCGCTCGGCGAGGACTACATCACGCTCGCCAAGGTCAACGGCCTGCCCTACCGGCGCATCCTGTGGAAGCACGCCCTCCGCAACGCGCTCCTGCCCGCGACCACCCTCATCGGCCTGCAGCTCGGCTTCGTGGTCGGCGGTGCGGTGCTCACCGAGACCGTGTTCGCCTACCCGGGCATCGGGCGCGGGATCTACGAGGCCGTCACCCAGCTCGACTTCCCGGTGCTCCAGGGTGCGTTCCTCCTCCTCGCCGTGACCGTGGTCATCGTGAACATGCTCACCGACATCGCCTACGGATTCCTCGACCCGAGAGTGAAGACCTCATGA
- a CDS encoding dipeptide ABC transporter ATP-binding protein, translating to MQNHDETRPPVLTVRRLDIGFRSSTGVTSAVRGVDLDVRPGELVALLGESGSGKTVTARAIMGVEDESAEVSAAELRLGEVSLLDLTADERRRLRGDRMSMVLQDALSSLNPVLKVGDQIGEIFRVHRGMNRKQARARAVELLDMVGIVDPGSRVDDYPHQFSGGMRQRILIAMAIALEPDLLIADEPTTALDVTVQAQILRLLHDLRGRLDMGVLLITHDIGVVTEVADRLVVMHDGVVVERGDADRVFDDPQDPYTRTLLGSAPRPEPPRELAVAEPEREELMLSVSGLSRTFRTGSALARREVRAVDSVGLVLRRGETLGIVGESGSGKSTLARMIVGLESVDEGTVLYRGRDVTRRTRGRRPGAQAGVQMVFQDPYTSLDPRMRVRDVIAEPQTVARVGTASSRRDRVAELLELVGLKPDMMNRFPHQFSGGQRQRIGIARSLMRDPDVLVCDEPVSALDVTIQAQVVDLLVDLQDRLGLSILFISHDLSVVRNLAHRVLVMYHGKEVETGPVEQIFDDPREDYTKSLLASIPPLTRAERGRLTGTRAA from the coding sequence GTGCAGAACCACGACGAGACACGCCCGCCGGTCCTCACCGTCCGTCGGCTCGACATCGGCTTCCGGAGCTCGACCGGGGTCACCAGCGCGGTGCGCGGCGTCGACCTCGACGTGCGGCCGGGCGAGCTCGTGGCGCTCCTCGGTGAGTCGGGATCGGGCAAGACCGTCACCGCTCGAGCGATCATGGGGGTGGAGGACGAGTCCGCCGAGGTGAGCGCCGCCGAGCTGCGACTGGGGGAGGTGTCGCTCCTCGACCTCACCGCCGACGAGCGCCGCCGGCTGAGGGGCGATCGGATGAGCATGGTGCTGCAGGATGCGCTGTCGTCGCTCAACCCGGTCCTGAAGGTCGGCGACCAGATCGGCGAGATCTTCCGTGTCCACCGCGGCATGAACCGCAAGCAGGCGCGAGCCCGGGCGGTCGAGCTCCTCGACATGGTCGGCATCGTCGACCCGGGGTCGCGCGTCGACGACTACCCCCACCAGTTCTCCGGTGGGATGCGCCAGCGCATCCTCATCGCCATGGCCATCGCGCTGGAACCCGACCTGCTCATCGCCGACGAGCCGACCACGGCGCTCGACGTCACCGTGCAGGCGCAGATCCTCCGGCTGCTGCACGACCTCCGCGGGCGGCTCGACATGGGTGTCCTGCTCATCACCCATGACATCGGCGTGGTCACGGAGGTCGCCGACCGACTCGTCGTCATGCACGACGGCGTCGTCGTCGAGCGGGGTGACGCGGATCGGGTCTTTGACGACCCGCAGGACCCGTACACGCGGACGCTGCTCGGCTCGGCGCCGCGACCGGAGCCGCCGCGCGAGCTCGCCGTGGCGGAGCCCGAGCGGGAGGAGCTCATGCTCTCGGTCAGCGGGCTGTCGCGGACGTTCCGAACCGGGAGCGCTCTCGCCCGCCGGGAGGTGCGCGCCGTCGACTCGGTGGGCCTCGTCCTCCGCCGGGGCGAGACCCTCGGCATCGTCGGGGAGTCGGGCAGCGGCAAGTCGACGCTCGCCCGGATGATCGTCGGGCTGGAGAGCGTCGACGAGGGCACCGTCCTCTACCGCGGACGCGACGTCACGCGCCGCACCCGAGGCCGTCGGCCCGGGGCGCAGGCGGGGGTCCAGATGGTGTTCCAGGATCCGTACACCTCGCTCGACCCGCGGATGCGAGTCCGCGACGTCATCGCCGAGCCGCAGACCGTGGCGCGGGTCGGCACCGCATCCTCTCGCCGGGATCGCGTCGCCGAGCTGCTGGAGCTCGTGGGCCTCAAACCCGACATGATGAACCGCTTCCCGCACCAGTTCTCGGGCGGTCAGCGCCAGCGCATCGGGATCGCCCGGTCGCTCATGCGCGACCCCGACGTGCTCGTCTGCGACGAGCCGGTCTCCGCGCTGGACGTGACGATCCAGGCTCAGGTGGTCGACCTGCTGGTCGACCTGCAGGACAGGCTCGGCCTCAGCATCCTCTTCATCTCGCACGACCTCTCCGTGGTGCGGAACCTCGCGCACCGGGTGCTCGTGATGTACCACGGCAAGGAGGTCGAGACCGGGCCGGTGGAGCAGATCTTCGACGATCCGCGGGAGGACTACACGAAGTCGCTGCTGGCGTCGATCCCGCCGTTGACCCGCGCGGAGCGGGGCCGCCTCACGGGGACGCGCGCGGCCTGA
- a CDS encoding dipeptidase: MLEPAERYTGYTAYDYLEPGVDYREFAYAKQIGRVPEYQGLALSDDQAERAARLLREETVISLHEHVQVFPEDMGQLRDHIRQGREPTGYEGLSRSGLTAVFDNGMDGTCCISSDAGWKYQDVLFDLGVRMADLAHQDYVIKGETLKDIQYAKETGRVAHIFALEAATPIENEVDRLDVLYGFGVRQMGIAYSEANYLGSGLKERGDGGLTYFGERAVARMNKLGIAIDISHSGDRTCVDVIKASTKPVFITHAGARGLWPTNRMKTDETIVECAKRGGVIGIEAAPHTTLSPEHPRHSLESVMDHFRYCVDLVGIEHVSFGPDTLYGDHVGLHHAFASQLSIGQAHGHVDYEEVEYVDGVENPTEAMANIIGWLVKHDYSDDEIRLVVGGNTLRVLEEVWV; the protein is encoded by the coding sequence GTGCTCGAACCAGCTGAGCGCTACACCGGATACACGGCCTACGACTACCTCGAGCCGGGCGTCGACTACCGCGAGTTCGCCTACGCGAAGCAGATCGGCCGTGTGCCCGAGTACCAGGGGCTCGCGCTCAGCGACGACCAGGCGGAGCGCGCCGCACGACTGCTCCGCGAGGAGACGGTCATCTCGCTCCACGAGCACGTGCAGGTCTTCCCCGAGGACATGGGCCAGCTCCGCGACCACATCCGTCAGGGCCGCGAACCCACGGGCTACGAGGGCCTCTCGCGCTCGGGCCTCACCGCCGTGTTCGACAACGGGATGGACGGCACGTGCTGCATCTCGAGCGACGCCGGCTGGAAGTACCAGGACGTGCTCTTCGACCTCGGCGTGCGGATGGCCGACCTGGCCCACCAGGACTACGTCATCAAGGGCGAGACGCTGAAGGACATCCAGTACGCGAAGGAGACCGGACGCGTCGCCCACATCTTCGCGCTCGAGGCGGCGACGCCGATCGAGAACGAGGTCGACCGCCTCGACGTGCTCTACGGCTTCGGCGTCCGCCAGATGGGCATCGCCTACTCCGAGGCGAACTACCTCGGCAGCGGCCTCAAGGAGCGCGGCGACGGCGGACTCACCTACTTCGGCGAGCGCGCCGTGGCCCGCATGAACAAGCTCGGCATCGCGATCGACATCTCGCACTCGGGCGACCGCACCTGCGTCGACGTCATCAAGGCCTCCACCAAGCCCGTGTTCATCACGCACGCCGGCGCCCGCGGACTCTGGCCCACGAACCGCATGAAGACGGATGAGACGATCGTCGAGTGCGCGAAGCGGGGCGGGGTGATCGGCATCGAGGCCGCCCCCCACACCACCCTCTCGCCCGAGCACCCGAGGCACTCGCTCGAGTCGGTCATGGACCACTTCCGCTACTGCGTCGACCTGGTCGGCATCGAGCACGTGAGCTTCGGCCCCGACACCCTGTACGGCGACCACGTGGGCCTGCACCACGCCTTCGCCAGCCAGCTCTCGATCGGCCAGGCCCACGGGCACGTCGACTACGAGGAGGTCGAGTACGTGGACGGGGTCGAGAACCCCACCGAGGCCATGGCGAACATCATCGGCTGGCTGGTCAAGCACGACTACTCCGACGACGAGATCCGCCTCGTCGTGGGAGGGAACACCCTGCGGGTACTCGAGGAGGTCTGGGTCTGA
- a CDS encoding alpha/beta fold hydrolase: MADVFPEFARATSTAQRVRINDNELAVEVLGPEGAPVIIAHHGAPGLGSRAEPRASFGRLADEYRVVVFDARGSGESEGSGELSHEQWAADIDGLREWIGAERIAMVGGSYGGFMTLEYATRYPDRVAAIVLRDTAADHTHGALARENALASDRVTIDMEKFDRIDEGRVRDNEDLKDCWREILPLYDFHYDPEATERKVEATPYRYEAHNHAFSVNLKTYDVKPLLPSIGVPTLITVGRTDWITPVSCSETIAELIPGSRLVVFERSGHSPQIEEAEEWTRTVRSFLHEVYPPVSLPAQ, from the coding sequence ATGGCCGACGTCTTCCCCGAGTTCGCCCGGGCGACCAGCACCGCGCAGCGGGTGCGCATCAACGACAACGAGCTCGCCGTCGAGGTGCTCGGCCCCGAGGGCGCGCCCGTCATCATCGCCCACCACGGCGCGCCCGGACTGGGCTCGCGCGCGGAGCCGCGGGCGAGCTTCGGTCGCCTCGCCGACGAGTACCGGGTCGTGGTCTTCGACGCCCGCGGAAGCGGTGAGAGCGAGGGGTCCGGCGAGCTCAGCCACGAGCAGTGGGCCGCCGACATCGACGGCCTCCGCGAGTGGATCGGCGCGGAGCGGATAGCCATGGTGGGCGGGTCGTACGGCGGGTTCATGACGCTCGAGTACGCGACGCGCTACCCCGACCGCGTCGCCGCGATCGTGCTGCGCGACACGGCCGCCGACCACACCCACGGCGCGCTCGCGCGCGAGAACGCGCTCGCCAGCGACCGGGTCACGATCGACATGGAGAAGTTCGACCGCATCGACGAGGGTCGGGTGCGCGACAACGAGGACCTGAAGGACTGCTGGCGCGAGATCCTGCCCCTCTACGACTTCCACTACGACCCCGAGGCGACGGAGCGGAAGGTGGAGGCGACGCCCTATCGCTACGAAGCCCACAACCACGCGTTCTCCGTCAACCTGAAGACCTACGACGTGAAGCCCCTGCTCCCCTCGATCGGAGTCCCTACACTGATCACCGTCGGACGGACCGACTGGATCACGCCGGTGTCGTGCAGCGAGACCATCGCGGAGCTGATCCCCGGGTCACGGCTGGTGGTGTTCGAGCGCTCGGGCCACTCGCCCCAGATCGAGGAGGCGGAGGAATGGACGCGCACGGTGAGATCGTTCCTGCACGAGGTCTACCCGCCGGTGAGCCTTCCGGCCCAGTGA
- a CDS encoding Fic family protein yields MATDLEVSEVQDVPVPALEYETHHWRPQHPALFSRAEVTRQTGDYRSAVPQRIAAWVPALPADLTADVVDASAALMSFDAHTVSALGAEDPTLGPMASILLRTESASSSQIEQLTVSARQLALAELDQSERTNARAVVGNVRAMEAALRLSDVLDAASILAMQRELLLAQPGYEEHAGVFRDELVWIGNRDTAGPRGAEFIAPQHPLIGPAIEDMLDFAARDDLPALVQIAVAHAQFETIHPFVDGNGRTGRALAQAMLRSKGLAAHATVPLSAGLLTDAEGYFGDLQAYRAGDAGPIIHRFAAAARYAAATGRVLVDDLRRELELSRSQLEGLRSQAAAWRVLPTLIGQPVVNARYLQATLGLSEMTALRALTALTERGVLVERTGRARNRIWQHPGILDVLDSYAAAIRRAAIRPGR; encoded by the coding sequence GTGGCAACAGATCTCGAGGTGAGCGAGGTGCAGGACGTGCCCGTGCCCGCGCTCGAGTACGAGACGCACCACTGGCGGCCACAGCATCCTGCTCTGTTCTCTCGGGCGGAGGTCACCCGGCAGACGGGGGATTACCGGTCCGCCGTCCCGCAGCGAATCGCGGCCTGGGTGCCCGCTCTGCCCGCAGACCTGACGGCCGACGTGGTGGACGCGTCGGCGGCTCTCATGTCGTTCGATGCGCACACGGTCTCCGCGCTCGGGGCCGAGGATCCGACTCTCGGCCCCATGGCCTCGATCCTGCTGAGGACGGAGAGCGCTTCGAGCTCGCAGATCGAACAGCTGACGGTCTCCGCCAGGCAGCTCGCGCTGGCGGAGCTCGACCAGAGCGAAAGGACGAACGCCCGCGCCGTCGTCGGCAACGTGCGCGCCATGGAGGCCGCGCTGCGTCTCTCCGATGTGCTCGACGCGGCGAGCATCCTCGCCATGCAGCGAGAGCTTCTTCTCGCTCAGCCGGGCTACGAGGAGCATGCAGGGGTATTCCGGGATGAGCTGGTCTGGATCGGGAACCGCGATACCGCGGGCCCGAGAGGTGCCGAGTTCATCGCACCGCAGCATCCGCTGATCGGGCCGGCCATCGAGGACATGCTCGACTTCGCCGCCCGGGATGACCTCCCGGCGCTCGTGCAGATCGCCGTCGCGCATGCCCAGTTCGAGACGATCCACCCGTTCGTCGATGGCAACGGCCGAACCGGTCGAGCCCTGGCTCAGGCCATGCTGAGGTCGAAGGGGCTGGCCGCTCACGCGACCGTCCCCCTCTCGGCCGGACTGCTGACGGATGCCGAGGGGTACTTCGGCGACCTGCAGGCGTACCGAGCAGGCGACGCCGGGCCCATCATCCATCGGTTCGCAGCCGCCGCGCGGTACGCCGCTGCGACAGGCCGGGTGCTCGTCGACGATCTCCGGCGCGAGCTCGAGCTCTCACGATCGCAGCTGGAGGGACTCCGTTCGCAGGCCGCGGCGTGGCGGGTGCTCCCGACCCTCATCGGTCAGCCGGTCGTCAACGCCCGCTACCTCCAGGCCACCCTCGGGCTCAGCGAGATGACCGCCCTCCGAGCCCTCACGGCGCTCACGGAGCGGGGTGTCCTGGTCGAGCGGACCGGCAGGGCTCGGAACCGGATCTGGCAGCACCCCGGAATCCTGGACGTACTCGACTCCTACGCCGCTGCCATCCGCCGCGCTGCGATCCGACCTGGCCGCTGA
- a CDS encoding M24 family metallopeptidase codes for MSADTATTSVTTAGFTQRLAPEVYDRIQQRILPLLEREGLEAILTDDPEDVSYLSGFFHHPGERPVAVLLDAAGRAVLLVPELERQHAEEQRSRAEIVTFAEYPGLENPFAPLARAAGALRGRVGVTTQVTQHRLAMLQAAFDAVDWVPTELVTRARYVKLPEEVEQHREAARITDVMLQAGVDLIREAIDEGRPLPTEADLAGHVGRTGIGIMYGEHRDVVVISFLAGGLVYAGANSAIPHGLPSGYRLRDGDTFMLSLGAAVGGRFVEGERTFVLGSPTPEQRRYHDTVRDAQAEGSRAIAPGVRCAESNARCLAVIRDAGLGQYLRHRQGHGIGLGMHEPPWLEDGDPTPLEAGMIVSNEPGIYIPGHAGYRISDSMLVTASGSEPLTRFPRSLDDCVIPL; via the coding sequence ATGAGCGCTGACACCGCCACGACCTCGGTCACGACCGCCGGCTTCACCCAGCGCCTCGCACCGGAGGTGTACGACCGCATCCAGCAGCGCATCCTGCCGCTGCTGGAGCGTGAGGGGCTCGAGGCGATCCTCACGGACGACCCGGAGGACGTCTCGTACCTGAGCGGCTTCTTCCACCACCCGGGCGAGCGGCCCGTGGCGGTGCTGCTCGATGCCGCCGGCCGGGCCGTGCTGCTCGTGCCCGAGCTCGAGCGCCAGCACGCCGAGGAGCAGCGCTCGCGGGCCGAGATCGTGACCTTCGCCGAGTATCCCGGCCTCGAGAACCCGTTCGCGCCTCTCGCCCGCGCGGCCGGGGCCCTTCGCGGTCGCGTCGGGGTGACCACCCAGGTGACCCAGCACCGGCTCGCGATGCTGCAGGCGGCGTTCGACGCCGTCGACTGGGTCCCGACCGAGCTCGTCACCCGCGCCCGGTACGTGAAGCTCCCCGAGGAGGTCGAGCAGCACCGGGAGGCCGCGCGCATCACGGATGTGATGCTGCAGGCGGGTGTGGACCTCATCCGCGAGGCCATCGACGAGGGCCGGCCGCTGCCCACCGAGGCGGATCTCGCCGGGCACGTCGGTCGCACCGGCATCGGCATCATGTACGGCGAGCACCGCGACGTCGTCGTCATCTCGTTCCTGGCCGGTGGGCTCGTGTACGCCGGGGCCAACTCCGCCATCCCGCACGGCCTGCCCTCCGGGTACCGCCTGCGCGACGGCGACACGTTCATGCTGTCGCTCGGCGCCGCCGTGGGCGGGCGCTTCGTCGAGGGCGAGCGCACCTTCGTGCTCGGCTCCCCCACCCCGGAGCAGCGCCGGTACCACGACACCGTCCGCGACGCGCAGGCGGAGGGGTCCCGCGCGATCGCGCCCGGCGTGCGCTGCGCCGAGAGCAACGCGCGCTGCCTCGCCGTCATCCGCGACGCCGGACTCGGGCAGTACCTGCGGCACCGCCAAGGGCACGGGATCGGGCTCGGGATGCACGAGCCGCCCTGGCTCGAGGACGGCGACCCGACCCCGCTCGAGGCGGGGATGATCGTGTCGAATGAGCCGGGGATCTACATCCCCGGCCACGCGGGGTACCGGATCAGCGACAGCATGCTCGTCACCGCATCCGGGTCGGAGCCGCTGACCCGCTTCCCGCGATCGCTCGACGACTGCGTGATCCCGCTCTGA